The sequence below is a genomic window from Lycium ferocissimum isolate CSIRO_LF1 chromosome 9, AGI_CSIRO_Lferr_CH_V1, whole genome shotgun sequence.
AATGTAGTTCCGATTGAAGGAGTAGGTCGACTTAAAATGACGGATACGCTTCTGAAGTGACATTTATAAAGTCATCTGTTAATACAGCATATCTTTAGTTACTATTACTTTATACAACATAACAAAGGTGATCCCTCTTTGGGATACTAGCTTGGTAAACATGCAGTAACTTGGCCATTCTCTTATGGCAAAACACAAAACACAGCAAAAACTATCTACACTTACTGGAGAGagcaacaacaaaaagaaaagatagaaacaCCTACTTACATCTGCATTTTGTTTTTGCACTCCTATACGAGGGtgcattatatatgcatattagtAAAGCCTAATGAAAAGGGACGCAATAAACTTGCTCCTCAATCAGCTCGTTGTCTGTTGTGGTTCCAAGTAGGTCCCAGTAGTCTCAGTCTCTGTATCTAAAAACAAGACCGATGAGGGAGTGCAAAACCATAGCCTCTGATAACCGAGGGGTTTACACAACTGATAATGGTGAATGGCAACTGTCTCCGTTCTGATGGATTTGGTTTTGGACGGCTTTCACAGCTGCTACTCTTGCTGCAGTGGCGGACCTGTTGGCAGCAGCAACAGCTCGTTTTGCTCTATCGTCCACCTTTGTCACATTAATGGCTTTCTCAGCAGCTTGTCTTGCTTCctaagaaaaaggaagaaaatttatGAGCACATTGAGGTTGAGATAATTCACACTAGGTACTTAgctaaattttcctttttttaactGCTGAAAATGCATTACTGAGCTTCAAAGAGGATCAGAAGCTTCCACCAGGAGCTCCTCTCCAGAAACATGGCTAAAAAAAGAAAGGGCTTTTATCATTTTTGTCCCATCAGCCTAAATTAATTACAggcgctagccaaaatatacaaaacatatacactgattatgtttattatatgtatatctatatttaATATACACAACCTATACTTTTGCCGGCTATTTTGTAAATTAGATCACCAAAAAGCATTGGACTATAattatctcaaaaagaaaatacaggAACTGTTGAAACGAGAGAGCAATGGTAGGAGCCAGATTTTCGAACTATATTTGGAGCCTGGTTTCTTGAAACCGGGAAAAGAGAAAGGACCACCTTGTAAGAGCTGTCAACAATCTTTAAAGAAGGTTTATAGCAGCTCTTTCAACAGAAGTTAAAACTAGATTTCCAATTGTGAACAACCAAATGAAGAAATCAGTACTTTTTTAAGCCGCTTACACATGTTCTTCAATGTCCCTAAAACATTCTACTATGACGAGGAAACAAGACTATTACCTGGACTGCATGAAGCACTTTAGAATGGTCAACTGCAGAAGGAGATCCCGGAAGGGTGCCAAGACTAGTTGAAACATTAAGAATCCCATTCTGCCAGTGACCTGACTGAGTTTCCCCATTTCTGAAAGTGTAAATGCCAAATCCTTGCCTCTTTCCCTCATGCCAGGCTCCTTCATAGCAATGTCCATTTCCAAAGCGGTATACTCCAAAACCATGCATCTTATCCGCAAAATACTCTCCAGCATATGTATCCCCATTTCTGCATAGTCATGCAAATCAACAGACTGATGAGTTAATACACATGCACCGATATTCTACCAAGAAAAGAGAactaaaggaaaagaaataaagagtaAGACAGATCACTAGAAAGTTGATAGCTTATCGTTTTTGGTATCATTCTCTGCATTTATCAAGATAATTATCACTCACTGTAAGAATTCGTCTCAAGAGGAAATTACAGATACTGATTCAATGACATTCAGTAGGTCAGGATAAGAAAACGAGCTTTTCCTTGTTAAAAAANNNNNNNNNNNNNNNNNNNNNNNNNNNNNNNNNNNNNNNNNNNNNNNNNNNNNNNNNNNNNNNNNNNNNNNNNNNNNNNNNNNNNNNNNNNNNNNNNNNNCTTCTTCAACTTTGTCTTtgttctttttaatttgaacCCCCCCGCTAAATTTTCCCGACCCGACCGCAACtgtttaaaattttttggggtccccaccccccccccaccccctcaCTTTCGAGCAATTTAAGCCTTTTCACAGTTAATCTatgattaaaataaaacaatGTCGACTCCAGAAATGACTTCTTACAAACTAAAGTGGTCTACATTTTTTTGTAAATTCTTATAAGGATATGATTAGGTTTTAGGAATGATTTCCATTTTAAGCACTGCGTCCCCTTATCAAACAAATATCAGATAGAATAAAAGAATATTCCttccacacattttgtggattTCCCCTTTTTAGcattaaaacaataaaaatgacataaatCTCAAATAAGgaaatcggctatgtaagcccaACTTGTGTCTACATCACACCgaataaaagtaaaaagaagttataataatgatgatgatgatgatgatgatgatgatagaaGTTATCCAACAAGACTAAGAGCCGTTTGGATGgccttataagttggtcaaaccaacttataagcccTTTAACTTATGCGTGTTTATTATCAACTTAAAATCTTTAGTTCATAAAGTTCTTAAAGTCACtcaaaatgaaaagtttaaaatcCTAACTTTTTTTTCGAGGGCTTAAAGCCATTTTCGTCAATGACCATGTAAATTACTTTTATATcccttatattttattttaattcccaaagtatctcTCTCTTAGCTAAAGCGCAAAATTAACATCTGTTCTCATTTCTTCAGTAACAACGCAGCCTCCACGATCTCTGTTCATCATCTTCTACAACAATATTTCTCCAAACCTGCATCCATTCACCGGGTTGGTTCTACAACATTGCCACTAAAAAAGCCTTCATCCTGATAACTCTGTATTGCTAAAACGTACTTTCAATCTTGGATTATTTGAGTAAGTTTTTTCGGG
It includes:
- the LOC132030279 gene encoding uncharacterized protein LOC132030279 produces the protein MHGFGVYRFGNGHCYEGAWHEGKRQGFGIYTFRNGETQSGHWQNGILNVSTSLGTLPGSPSAVDHSKVLHAVQEARQAAEKAINVTKVDDRAKRAVAAANRSATAARVAAVKAVQNQIHQNGDSCHSPLSVV